From Brassica oleracea var. oleracea cultivar TO1000 chromosome C3, BOL, whole genome shotgun sequence, a single genomic window includes:
- the LOC106328517 gene encoding plastid lipid-associated protein 1, chloroplastic codes for MATTVPLFSQFTCKTLVSSSTTSTFQSKSPILLPINPINRRIAVHRHDFKIRASDVNDEWGPDSKGRGSDVDDEWGPEIGLNSSVAEKVAEEAIESAEETERLKRVLAGSLYGTDRGLSASSETRAEISELITQLESKNPNPAPNEALFLLNGKWILVYTSFVGLFPLLSRRISPLVKVDEISQTIDSDSFTVHNSVRFAGPLATTSLSTNAKFEVRSPKRVQVKFEQGVIGTPQLTDSIEIPEFVEVLGQKIDLDPIRGLLTSVQDTASSVARTISSQPPLKFSLPGDSAQSWLLTTYLDKDLRISRGDGGSVFVLIREGSSLLNP; via the exons ATGGCGACGACGGTACCTTTGTTCAGCCAATTCACCTGCAAAACCCTAGTCAGCAGCTCAACGACTTCTACATTCCAATCAAAATCTCCGATTCTGTTACCCATCAATCCAATCAATCGGCGAATCGCTGTTCATCGGCACGATTTCAAGATCCGAGCCAGTGACGTCAATGACGAGTGGGGTCCGGACTCCAAGGGCCGAGGCAGTGACGTTGACGACGAGTGGGGCCCCGAGATAGGATTGAACTCATCGGTGGCGGAGAAAGTGGCAGAAGAAGCCATCGAGTCTGCGGAGGAGACGGAGCGGCTTAAGAGAGTGCTAGCGGGTTCTTTGTACGGAACAGATCGAGGTCTAAGCGCATCGAGCGAGACGAGAGCGGAGATCAGTGAGCTGATAACGCAGCTCGAGTCCAAGAACCCTAACCCTGCTCCTAACGAGGCTCTGTTTCTCCTCAACGGCAAATGGATTCTCGT CTATACATCGTTTGTTGGCCTGTTCCCATTGCTCTCACGCAGAATCTCACCGTTGGTTAAAGTGGATGAGATCTCACAAACCATTGATTCCGACAGCTTCACCGTACACAACTCTGTCCGGTTCGCTGGTCCACTTGCAACAACATCGCTTAGCACCAACGCTAAATTCGAAGTCCGAAGTCCTAAACGCGTCCAG GTCAAGTTTGAGCAAGGCGTTATCGGAACTCCACAACTAACGGATTCGATTGAAATCCCGGAGTTCGTCGAGGTTCTCGGTCAGAAAATCGATCTCGACCCCATCAGAGGGCTACTTACATCGGTCCAAGACACGGCTTCTTCAGTGGCTAGAACCATTTCAAGCCAGCCACCGTTGAAATTCTCTTTGCCTGGAGACAGTGCACAGTCGTGGCTGCTCACCACTTATCTCGACAAAGACCTTCGGATCTCTAGAGGCGATGGTGGAAGCGTCTTTGTGCTCATCAGAGAAGGAAGCTCTCTCTTAAACCCTTAA
- the LOC106333645 gene encoding death-associated inhibitor of apoptosis 1 — protein MSELGLGTHHATPASPETTTFLDLLRQIDVHDHTRRKKRTLKERLGFKRIGCCGPAWGLRLTNNSRARERDEPFETGLVSELDHVTGRMNLATALAAERHYQREPTAASSGSSMPLPVSLMRLLEETAGRVVVEGTETERVTASSTVKGSDSVCCVCMGRKKGAAFIPCGHTFCRVCSREVWLNRGSCPLCNRPIIEILDIY, from the coding sequence ATGAGTGAACTCGGTCTTGGAACCCATCATGCCACGCCTGCATCACCAGAGACGACGACATTTCTCGATTTGCTCCGACAGATAGACGTCCACGATCACACCAGGAGAAAGAAACGGACTCTTAAGGAACGGCTAGGATTTAAAAGAATCGGCTGCTGTGGGCCCGCTTGGGGACTCCGGTTAACTAATAACAGTCGCGCTAGAGAAAGAGACGAACCATTCGAAACCGGACTCGTTTCCGAGTTGGATCATGTAACGGGTCGAATGAATCTTGCAACGGCGTTAGCGGCGGAAAGGCATTACCAAAGAGAACCAACGGCAGCATCATCTGGGAGTTCGATGCCGTTACCAGTGTCGTTAATGAGATTGCTCGAGGAAACGGCGGGGAGAGTTGTCGTCGAAGGGACGGAAACGGAGAGAGTAACGGCGTCGTCGACGGTTAAAGGTAGTGATTCAGTGTGTTGCGTGTGCATGGGAAGGAAGAAAGGCGCGGCGTTTATCCCATGTGGACACACTTTTTGCAGAGTGTGCTCTCGAGAGGTGTGGCTGAATCGAGGATCGTGTCCCCTCTGCAACCGTCCGATCATCGAGATCCTCGACATTTATTGA
- the LOC106332049 gene encoding protein WVD2-like 1 isoform X2, with protein sequence MDKNPSSSITVTGSSTGSAECTTDHNLVAHDGSSDHKKKLNTPSPKTLGMNYTVPKPFSLSPASRRTPVGYNNNNPPGNAVSRNSSSRSRGSQTNLPLTARKTVRDQKKHHDDEEEDSFSVASSTATSVRSKVTIGVAPTFRSTSRVERRKEFYKKLEDKQKALEEEKRENEKRLKEEQEVVTKQLRKNMVYKANPVPNFYYEAPPPKLPLKKFPLTRPKSPNLNRRKSCSETVNSSHQEVKGKPFARRRHSVDGCKKESKASNNIPRTPNVKKFTKETPTKSEEVYGRSKSGHEGEVGEKCIDVVSEA encoded by the exons ATGGATAAGAACCCAAGCAGTAGTATCACTGTCACAGGAAGTTCAACTGGATCAGCAGAATGCACTACTGATCACAACTTGGTTGCCCATGACGGATCTTCTGACCATAAGAAAAAGCTAAACACACCTTCGCCTAAAACCCTTGGTATGAATTACACTGTTCCAAAGCCATTCTCTCTGTCACCTGCTTCCAGAAGAACACCTGTTGGATATAATAATAATAACCCACCGGGAAATGCTGTTAGCCGCAACTCTTCTTCAAGATCTAGAGGTTCACAG ACAAATTTGCCTCTAACAGCTAGGAAGACTGTGAGAGATCAGAAGAAGCACCATGATGATGAAGAAGAAGATAGCTTTTCTGTTGCTTCCTC AACAGCTACATCTGTAAGAAGTAAGGTAACCATTGGAGTTGCTCCAACATTTAGGAGCACATCGCGGGTAGAGAGACGTAAAGAG TTTTACAAGAAACTAGAGGACAAGCAGAAAGCACTTGAGGAAGAGAAGAGAGAAAACGAGAAAAGGCTCAAG GAAGAGCAAGAAGTAGTCACTAAGCAACTCCGGAAGAACATGGTTTACAAAGCTAATCCTGTACCAAATTTCTACTACGAAGCTCCTCCACCGAAACTTCCATTGAAAAAG TTTCCTCTGACTCGGCCCAAGTCACCAAACCTTAACCGTAGAAAGAGCTGCAGCGAGACAGTTAACTCTTCACATCAGGAGGTGAAAGGGAAGCCTTTTGCTCGACGTAGACACAGTGTAGACGGTTGCAAGAAAGAATCCAAAGCGAGTAATAATATCCCAAGGACTCCAAATGTGAAAAAGTTCACAAAGGAAACTCCAACAAAGTCTGAAGAAGTTTATGGAAGAAGCAAGAGTGGCCATGAGGGAGAGGTAGGTGAGAAATGCATTGATGTTGTGAGTGAAGCTTAG
- the LOC106332049 gene encoding protein WVD2-like 1 isoform X1: MDKNPSSSITVTGSSTGSAECTTDHNLVAHDGSSDHKKKLNTPSPKTLGMNYTVPKPFSLSPASRRTPVGYNNNNPPGNAVSRNSSSRSRGSQTNLPLTARKTVRDQKKHHDDEEEDSFSVASSYPFLLYLFLISNSFFCLVLSCQYMCRTATSVRSKVTIGVAPTFRSTSRVERRKEFYKKLEDKQKALEEEKRENEKRLKEEQEVVTKQLRKNMVYKANPVPNFYYEAPPPKLPLKKFPLTRPKSPNLNRRKSCSETVNSSHQEVKGKPFARRRHSVDGCKKESKASNNIPRTPNVKKFTKETPTKSEEVYGRSKSGHEGEVGEKCIDVVSEA; this comes from the exons ATGGATAAGAACCCAAGCAGTAGTATCACTGTCACAGGAAGTTCAACTGGATCAGCAGAATGCACTACTGATCACAACTTGGTTGCCCATGACGGATCTTCTGACCATAAGAAAAAGCTAAACACACCTTCGCCTAAAACCCTTGGTATGAATTACACTGTTCCAAAGCCATTCTCTCTGTCACCTGCTTCCAGAAGAACACCTGTTGGATATAATAATAATAACCCACCGGGAAATGCTGTTAGCCGCAACTCTTCTTCAAGATCTAGAGGTTCACAG ACAAATTTGCCTCTAACAGCTAGGAAGACTGTGAGAGATCAGAAGAAGCACCATGATGATGAAGAAGAAGATAGCTTTTCTGTTGCTTCCTCGTATCCTTTTTTATTGTATTTGTTTTTAATATCTAACTCTTTTTTTTGCCTGGTCCTTAGCTGCCAATATATGTGTAGAACAGCTACATCTGTAAGAAGTAAGGTAACCATTGGAGTTGCTCCAACATTTAGGAGCACATCGCGGGTAGAGAGACGTAAAGAG TTTTACAAGAAACTAGAGGACAAGCAGAAAGCACTTGAGGAAGAGAAGAGAGAAAACGAGAAAAGGCTCAAG GAAGAGCAAGAAGTAGTCACTAAGCAACTCCGGAAGAACATGGTTTACAAAGCTAATCCTGTACCAAATTTCTACTACGAAGCTCCTCCACCGAAACTTCCATTGAAAAAG TTTCCTCTGACTCGGCCCAAGTCACCAAACCTTAACCGTAGAAAGAGCTGCAGCGAGACAGTTAACTCTTCACATCAGGAGGTGAAAGGGAAGCCTTTTGCTCGACGTAGACACAGTGTAGACGGTTGCAAGAAAGAATCCAAAGCGAGTAATAATATCCCAAGGACTCCAAATGTGAAAAAGTTCACAAAGGAAACTCCAACAAAGTCTGAAGAAGTTTATGGAAGAAGCAAGAGTGGCCATGAGGGAGAGGTAGGTGAGAAATGCATTGATGTTGTGAGTGAAGCTTAG